Part of the Virgibacillus natechei genome is shown below.
TAATTCATGGAGGAGAAAAGTAGAAAACTTAGCATTCGTTAAAGGGATTCTTAGAAAGTGTTCTTTGCTTTGTTAGGCAGCTAATTATTACTGCAAATAGGAAAGTTTTCCTATTTGCCAAAAAAGAGTTCGTTATGTAAAGGACATAACGAACTCTTTTTGGGATTTATTTAGCCTGAATCTTTGGTAACTTTTTAACCATGGTTACATGAGGAATTCCGGCGTCCATAAACTCACCAGATATGGTTTCATAACCTAACTTTTGGTAAAATTCTACTGCATGTGTTTGACCGTTTAATTTGGATTTTTCATACCCATCGTTTGTAATTGCGTCTTCCATTTCACGGATGAGTTCTTTGCCATGCGATTTTCCGCGATGGTCTTTTAATACACAAATACGTTCAAGTTTTCCATAACCATTCACGTATCGTAGACGACTTGCTGCTATTGGTTGTCCGTTTAGGTAACCAATAAAGTGGGTCGATGTGTCATCATGTTCATCAAGTTCTTCTTCAGCAGGCACCTCTTGTTCTTCTACAAATACTGTCGTTCGGATGTTATACGCTTGTTCAATCTCTTTTGTTGTCTTAGCAATTTTTACATTCACTATACATATTCCTTGCCAAAGACAAATGTTTCATGTACGGACCATGACCCATTATCCAACTGATATAATAATTGAAAACGGTCAATTTCATCCTCATATTGTGTGCCTCTCATTTTCAGACTACCGAACACATCGGAATACTCGTCATCCGGAAGTTCTTGCGCGATTGTAATATGCGGAACGAATGAATACTCCTGATTTTGTGGAAATTTACCTTGGTGCATTTTATCGTAAAGATCAATAAGTTCTTGTATAGGTTCCACTTTTAGATAAATTGTATTTGTAACAGGTGCAAAGGTACTAACCTTGTTAACATGAATCATAAACGGGTTAAATTCGTTTGCTATTTGTTTAAGCTCTGTTACCAATTCATCGATTGTGCTGTCATCTGCCTCAAATGGTTGCTTTAATGTAATGTGTGGTGGAATCAAATCATAACGAGGATCATAACGCATTCGGTATGAATTAGCTTCATCTTGAACTGATTTTGATGGAAAAATTGCGATACCATATTTCATAATTAAAAACCTCCTAATATTATTATGACAGTTTGACAGTTACTGTAGTTAGCTATACATAGATTATGGATATCATTATAACAGAAATTTCAACTAAAAGTGAGATTATATTTCAACTTTTCAAAAAATGTATAAAAATTACGCGAACATGGAAGCTAATACACGCTTCATATCTTTTTGCCAATATTTCCATGTGTGTTGGCCTTCTTCTAGTTCATGGTAGATATAGTTAACCTCTTTTGCTTCTAGGAGGTCATTTAATTTTCTGTTCGGTGTTAGAAAATCTTGTTCATCACCATCTGTTGTATCCACAGTTGTTTCTGCTGTACCGATTGTGTGGTACATATCAATAGAGTGGATGTCTTTAGCGTTTTCCACTGCTTCTAAAACCTGTTCATCAACATAAGGGGATTGCATGATTACTTTACCGAAAGTGTTAGGGTATCTTAATGCAGTCATTAAGGCTAGTGTACCAGCAAGTGAATCTCCCATCAATGCACGTGATTTCCCCATATGGTAGGTCGGAAGTTCTTCGTCGAGCAATGGGACAACCTCATTTACCAAAAATTTAATGTATGCTTCTTGTTGTTCACCACTTGGATGATATTTCTTTTTACGATCGTATCGATCCTGGTAATGAATTCCAACAAAAACAGTATTTGATATCTCCTCACTATCATGCATTCTATCGCTAAGCGTTGCAATTCTTCCCATTTGAAAGTAATCATTCCCGTCCTGCATAATACAAATATTATATTTGTACAGTGGTGAAAATGCTTCTGGTTGGTATAACTTTAATGTCATCGTTTCATTTAAATAGTTGCTGTTAATTTCTCTTTCAATCATAGAACCTTTTCTACCCATTACGACACCTCAATTAATTACGTAAAAATTTCCCAATTAGGTTGGGATTTACGAACTCCATTATAGACCTATCAATTGGCTTTATCTAATAATTGGCCTCTGTATAATTGGTTGTATTTTCCTTTTACTCTAAGTAGCTCATCATGCGTGCCTTTTTCAATAATTTCGCCGTGCTCCAACATAATGATCTTGTCGGCTTCTTGAATGGTATTTAGACGATGGGCAATCACGAAACTGGTTCGCTCGTGCATTAAACGTTTTAATGCTTCTTGTATTTTCA
Proteins encoded:
- a CDS encoding YjcG family protein — translated: MKYGIAIFPSKSVQDEANSYRMRYDPRYDLIPPHITLKQPFEADDSTIDELVTELKQIANEFNPFMIHVNKVSTFAPVTNTIYLKVEPIQELIDLYDKMHQGKFPQNQEYSFVPHITIAQELPDDEYSDVFGSLKMRGTQYEDEIDRFQLLYQLDNGSWSVHETFVFGKEYV
- a CDS encoding alpha/beta hydrolase; the protein is MGRKGSMIEREINSNYLNETMTLKLYQPEAFSPLYKYNICIMQDGNDYFQMGRIATLSDRMHDSEEISNTVFVGIHYQDRYDRKKKYHPSGEQQEAYIKFLVNEVVPLLDEELPTYHMGKSRALMGDSLAGTLALMTALRYPNTFGKVIMQSPYVDEQVLEAVENAKDIHSIDMYHTIGTAETTVDTTDGDEQDFLTPNRKLNDLLEAKEVNYIYHELEEGQHTWKYWQKDMKRVLASMFA
- a CDS encoding GNAT family N-acetyltransferase, translated to MNVKIAKTTKEIEQAYNIRTTVFVEEQEVPAEEELDEHDDTSTHFIGYLNGQPIAASRLRYVNGYGKLERICVLKDHRGKSHGKELIREMEDAITNDGYEKSKLNGQTHAVEFYQKLGYETISGEFMDAGIPHVTMVKKLPKIQAK